The following coding sequences are from one Triticum dicoccoides isolate Atlit2015 ecotype Zavitan chromosome 4A, WEW_v2.0, whole genome shotgun sequence window:
- the LOC119283433 gene encoding uncharacterized protein LOC119283433 → MARPASDLAASCCVRKAWCAIVDAHRLLLPHFLPRAVRGLFVNYIDYDRPRFFTRPSTERPAINGDLGFLPGYNWDFEPIVDHCNGLLIYGSEWRAFCVVNPATRRWERLPRLDAKNYNTYLVFDPAVSPHYQVFAIPQVPEKVVPVQPQPVPDKKPPTPFCLTEFFSLFEDTPEVLTKDLEEDCEDGPSELSPEQTIEEDIPAPSPIEVPEDPLIEDPEDLVEFPPSSWMLDVFSSSTKEWQKRLFVREGEALDTVATIRLDRLEPTFYGPRWRYGVYRRGAFYVHCRGAFVARLSLKDGKYQLVKTPIDIEESKRAQPYLGKSEKGVYFATIHDEYLFRVWILNESCCQISWALKHHIDLNPWATIYLNQPKGIDKTWFLYGDNNEDGTNGDENFEWNSDDDNVLNIEDDYEPFYSHVSILGFHPYKEIVFLEVSSFRVVAYHLNSSKVQYLGRLRPKDYYQSFTNGIYESFLYTPCMIGELSERA, encoded by the exons aTGGCCCGACCGGCATCCGACCTCGCCGCGTCCTGCTGCGTGCGCAAGGCGTGGTGCGCCATCGTCGACGCCCACCGGCTGTTGCTTCCGCACTTTCTCCCGCGTGCGGTGCGCGGCCTCTTCGTCAACTACATCGACTACGACCGCCCGCGCTTCTTCACCCGCCCCTCGACGGAGCGGCCCGCGATCAACGGCGATCTTGGCTTCTTGCCTGGGTACAATTGGGATTTCGAGCCAATTGTGGATCACTGCAACGGCCTCCTTATCTACGGCAGTGAGTGGAGGGCGTTCTGCGTGGTCAACCCTGCCACAAGACGGTGGgagcgtctcccacgccttgatgccAAGAACTACAACACGTACCTCGTGTTTGATCCTGCCGTGTCACCGCATTACCAAGTGTTTGCGATTCCACAGGTGCCCGAGAAAGTTGTTCCAGTCCAACCACAACCAGTGCCCGACAAGAAGCCACCAACACCCTTCTGCCTCACTGAGTTTTTCTCGTTGTTTGAAGATACACCAGAAGTACTCACCAAGGACTTGGAAGAGGACTGCGAAGATGGACCATCGGAATTGTCACCGGAACAAACCATTGAAGAGGACATACCCGCACCGTCACCAATTGAGGTTCCAGAAGACCCACTAATTGAGGATCCAGAAGACTTGGTAGAATTTCCACCATCCTCATGGATGCTAGACGTGTTCTCGTCTAGTACAAAAGAATGGCAAAAGAGGTTGTTTGTCCGTGAAGGTGAGGCTTTGGACACGGTGGCTACTATACGGCTGGATAGATTGGAACCAACATTTTATGGGCCGAGGTGGCGCTACGGTGTCTACCGGCGAGGAGCATTCTATGTGCATTGTCGTGGTGCATTTGTTGCAAG GTTATCCTTAAAGGATGGCAAGTACCAACTAGTGAAAACACCAATAGATATCGAGGAAAGCAAGCGTGCACAACCTTATCTGGGGAAATCAGAAAAAGGGGTTTACTTTGCAACAATTCACGATGAATATCTATTTCGGGTTTGGATTTTAAATGAATCATGTTGTCAGATATCTTGGGCATTGAAGCATCACATTGATCTTAACCCATGGGCAACGATATATTTGAACCAGCCTAAGGGAATTGACAAAACTTGGTTCTTATATGGTGATAATAATGAAGATGGAACCAATGGGGATGAGAATTTTGAATGGAACTCCGATGACGATAACGTTCTGAATATTGAAGATGATTATGAACCTTTCTACAGCCATGTTTCTATCCTCGGATTTCACCCCTACAAAGAGATTGTTTTCTTAGAGGTATCATCATTCAGAGTAGTGGCTTATCATCTGAATAGCTCAAAAGTTCAGTACCTGGGCAGATTACGCCCAAAGGATTATTATCAGTCATTTACAAATGGCATATATGAATCATTTCTGTACACCCCTTGCATGATTGGGGAGCTTTCAGAACGTGCTTGA